A genome region from Bacteroidales bacterium includes the following:
- a CDS encoding co-chaperone GroES produces MAKLAIQPLADRVLIEPAPAEAKTAGGLYIPDTAKEKPQKGTVMAVGSGKKDEPMTVKVGDTVLYGKYAGTEISFDGKDYLIMRESDIVAII; encoded by the coding sequence ATGGCAAAGTTAGCTATTCAACCACTGGCAGACCGCGTTCTGATTGAACCTGCACCTGCTGAGGCAAAAACGGCAGGCGGTCTTTATATCCCTGACACTGCCAAGGAAAAACCACAGAAAGGAACCGTAATGGCTGTCGGCAGCGGGAAAAAGGATGAACCGATGACGGTAAAAGTGGGTGATACCGTCTTATACGGCAAATATGCCGGTACAGAGATCAGCTTCGACGGAAAGGATTACCTGATTATGCGCGAATCCGATATTGTGGCTATCATTTAA
- the groL gene encoding chaperonin GroEL (60 kDa chaperone family; promotes refolding of misfolded polypeptides especially under stressful conditions; forms two stacked rings of heptamers to form a barrel-shaped 14mer; ends can be capped by GroES; misfolded proteins enter the barrel where they are refolded when GroES binds) → MAKQVIFDFEARKSLKKGVDILSDAVKVTLGPKGRNVIIDKSYGSPAITKDGVSVAKEIELKDPVENMGAQMVKEVASKTSDVAGDGTTTATVLAQAIITAGLKNVTAGANPMDLKRGIDKAVVAVIADLKKQTRQIGDSTEKIEQVAAISANNDPDTGKLIAEAMSKVKKEGVITIEEAKGIETTVKVVEGMQFDRGYISPYFITDPEKMEAVFEHPYILIHDKKISIMKDMLPVLEKVAQSGRPLLVIAEDVDGEALATMVVNKLRGSLKIVAVKAPGFGDRRKEMLEDIAVLTGGTVISEEKGYKLEDASLSYLGNAEKISVDKENTTIVGGKGERKQIDGRIAQIKKQIESTTSDYDREKLQERLAKLSGGVAVIYVGAASEVEMKAKKDLFDDALHATRAAIEEGIVPGGGVAYIRTINALSSLKGENDDEATGIEIVKRALEEPLRQIIENAGLEGSVVAQKVKEGKGDFGYNARTDRYENLFDTGVIDPTKVTRVALEHASSIAGMLLTTECVLAEIKEEKENVPHPGMGGGMPGMM, encoded by the coding sequence ATGGCTAAACAAGTAATATTTGATTTTGAAGCTAGAAAATCCTTGAAGAAAGGAGTCGACATCCTGTCAGATGCCGTCAAGGTGACCCTTGGACCCAAAGGCAGAAATGTGATCATTGACAAATCCTATGGATCTCCAGCTATCACCAAGGATGGGGTTTCGGTTGCAAAGGAGATCGAACTGAAAGACCCGGTCGAAAACATGGGTGCTCAGATGGTCAAGGAAGTTGCTTCCAAAACCAGCGATGTGGCTGGGGATGGTACGACAACGGCTACCGTTCTGGCACAGGCCATTATCACTGCCGGTCTTAAAAACGTGACGGCAGGAGCCAATCCAATGGATTTAAAAAGAGGCATCGATAAAGCTGTCGTGGCTGTCATCGCCGATCTTAAAAAGCAAACAAGGCAGATTGGGGACAGCACGGAAAAAATTGAACAGGTAGCTGCCATTTCAGCCAATAATGACCCGGATACGGGCAAGTTGATTGCGGAAGCAATGAGTAAGGTGAAAAAAGAGGGTGTCATCACCATCGAAGAGGCCAAAGGGATTGAAACCACCGTGAAAGTGGTGGAGGGCATGCAATTCGACAGGGGGTACATCTCACCCTATTTTATCACGGATCCGGAAAAAATGGAGGCTGTTTTCGAGCATCCTTACATTCTGATCCACGATAAAAAGATCTCAATCATGAAAGACATGCTCCCAGTCCTGGAAAAAGTTGCCCAGTCGGGTCGTCCTTTGCTGGTCATTGCAGAAGATGTGGATGGAGAAGCACTGGCTACCATGGTGGTCAATAAGCTCAGAGGTTCGCTGAAGATTGTCGCCGTCAAGGCCCCGGGATTTGGCGACAGGAGGAAGGAAATGCTGGAGGATATCGCCGTCCTGACCGGTGGAACGGTTATTTCAGAAGAAAAAGGATATAAACTGGAAGATGCCAGCCTGTCGTATCTTGGCAATGCTGAAAAGATCTCCGTTGACAAGGAAAACACCACCATTGTCGGAGGGAAGGGTGAACGCAAGCAAATTGACGGACGTATTGCCCAGATCAAAAAGCAAATTGAATCAACGACTTCTGACTATGACCGTGAGAAGCTTCAGGAACGCCTGGCCAAGTTATCGGGAGGTGTTGCCGTTATTTACGTGGGTGCTGCCAGTGAAGTGGAGATGAAAGCCAAAAAAGATCTGTTCGACGACGCGCTTCATGCCACCCGTGCTGCCATTGAAGAAGGGATCGTACCGGGAGGAGGTGTGGCCTATATCCGGACAATCAATGCACTGAGCAGTTTAAAAGGTGAAAACGATGATGAAGCCACCGGCATTGAAATCGTGAAAAGAGCACTCGAGGAACCGTTACGCCAGATCATAGAAAATGCAGGTCTGGAGGGCTCGGTGGTTGCCCAGAAGGTGAAGGAAGGAAAAGGCGACTTTGGTTACAATGCCCGTACCGATCGCTATGAGAACCTCTTCGATACAGGTGTGATTGATCCGACCAAGGTAACACGCGTTGCACTGGAACATGCTTCCTCAATAGCAGGGATGCTCCTGACAACCGAATGTGTCCTTGCCGAGATCAAGGAAGAAAAAGAAAATGTACCCCACCCGGGTATGGGAGGCGGAATGCCTGGAATGATGTAA
- a CDS encoding DUF4468 domain-containing protein, giving the protein MLNPKTTVLVLILAALLAGMKVTSQPIPDSVSVVPVDPTTGLITYQEVVNEEGTKNDFFNRSVAWVNETYKNPTSVTTVRDPQTGKIEGNYRFKIYQTTEEQVSMEWATILYSFRLEFKDGRYRYTFYDLLLKTESRYPVERWLDKSRPDYSPDCDLKLQRVDEYMQSLISSLKASLKPKSVRQEVEW; this is encoded by the coding sequence ATGCTGAACCCTAAAACGACCGTGCTTGTTCTTATTCTTGCAGCTCTGCTGGCAGGAATGAAGGTGACCAGCCAGCCAATCCCTGATTCAGTGTCCGTTGTACCGGTTGACCCGACCACCGGCCTGATTACCTATCAGGAGGTGGTGAACGAAGAAGGGACGAAAAATGACTTCTTTAACCGTTCTGTGGCCTGGGTAAATGAAACCTATAAGAATCCTACATCTGTTACGACGGTCAGGGATCCCCAGACAGGCAAAATTGAGGGTAACTACCGCTTCAAGATCTATCAGACGACCGAGGAACAGGTCAGTATGGAATGGGCTACCATCCTGTACTCCTTCCGGCTGGAATTCAAAGATGGCCGGTACCGGTATACCTTCTATGACCTGCTGCTCAAGACAGAATCCAGGTACCCGGTTGAACGCTGGCTGGATAAATCGCGACCGGATTATTCACCTGACTGTGACCTGAAACTTCAACGGGTGGATGAATACATGCAGAGCCTGATCAGCTCCCTGAAAGCATCCCTGAAACCGAAATCTGTCAGGCAGGAAGTGGAATGGTAA
- the ade gene encoding adenine deaminase, whose protein sequence is MSEVFNLEGRIVDVVGKRIFEGNVVVRDGFIEAIRETPVSSSQYVLPGLIDAHIHIESSMLIPSEFARLAVTHGTVATVSDPHEIANVLGVEGVKFMIRNGKKAPFKFFFGAPSCVPATPFETAGASLGLIETEELLKLPDIHYLSEMMNFPGVLQNDPVVMAKLELAKRYHKPVDGHAPGLRGHDALTYIGAGISTDHECFSLDEAIDKARSGMHILIREGSAAKNFDELIPLLTDYPGQVMFCSDDKHPNDLVKGHINELVKRALALGYDLFAVLRSCTLNPVRHYNLPVGLLQKGDPADMITIGNLEDFEVTATYVNGKKVAENGRTCIGPVEETTPNHFNARTITADDLTVPAGGTKIRVLDALDGQLITRTSIADARIIDGKIVADPEKDILKLVVMNRYRPARPSVGFVRNFGLKRGAIASTVAHDSHNMIAVGSNDKDLTDAMNLLIEHRGGVSLSAGAEKFILPLPVAGIMTNRDGFETASVYDLLDEQAKNLGSRLQAPYMTLSFMALLVIPQLKLSDQGLFDGSRFQFTQLFVK, encoded by the coding sequence ATGAGCGAAGTGTTTAATTTGGAGGGGAGGATCGTTGATGTTGTCGGGAAGAGGATCTTTGAGGGGAACGTGGTGGTGAGGGATGGATTCATTGAAGCAATCCGGGAAACTCCGGTTTCATCTTCACAGTATGTTCTTCCTGGCCTCATCGATGCCCATATCCATATCGAAAGCTCCATGCTGATCCCATCGGAGTTTGCCCGCCTTGCTGTTACCCATGGAACCGTGGCGACAGTTTCTGATCCGCACGAAATCGCTAATGTCCTGGGTGTTGAGGGTGTGAAATTCATGATCCGGAATGGGAAAAAAGCCCCTTTTAAGTTTTTCTTCGGAGCACCTTCCTGCGTTCCCGCAACCCCTTTCGAAACAGCCGGTGCCTCGCTGGGACTGATCGAAACAGAGGAGCTTCTCAAGCTCCCCGATATCCACTATCTGTCGGAGATGATGAACTTTCCGGGAGTTTTGCAGAACGATCCTGTCGTTATGGCAAAACTTGAACTGGCCAAACGATACCATAAACCGGTCGATGGCCACGCTCCTGGCCTTCGGGGGCACGATGCGCTGACCTATATTGGGGCCGGAATCTCCACGGACCACGAATGTTTCAGCCTGGACGAAGCAATTGATAAGGCGCGCAGCGGTATGCATATCCTGATCAGGGAAGGAAGTGCAGCCAAAAATTTCGATGAGCTGATCCCTCTGCTGACCGATTATCCCGGGCAGGTCATGTTTTGTTCCGATGATAAACATCCCAACGACCTGGTCAAGGGCCATATCAATGAGCTGGTAAAACGTGCCCTTGCCTTAGGATACGACCTGTTTGCCGTTTTAAGGAGCTGTACGCTGAATCCTGTACGCCACTATAACCTGCCGGTGGGCCTGCTTCAGAAAGGAGATCCGGCAGATATGATCACCATCGGCAACCTGGAGGATTTTGAAGTGACGGCAACCTATGTCAACGGCAAAAAGGTAGCAGAGAATGGCCGCACCTGCATTGGACCGGTTGAAGAAACGACACCGAATCACTTTAATGCACGCACGATCACAGCGGATGATCTTACCGTACCTGCCGGCGGAACAAAGATCAGGGTGCTGGATGCATTGGACGGACAACTGATCACCCGGACCTCCATTGCCGATGCAAGGATCATCGACGGGAAAATTGTTGCCGATCCGGAGAAAGATATTCTGAAGCTGGTGGTAATGAACCGGTACCGGCCAGCACGCCCGTCGGTTGGCTTTGTCAGAAATTTCGGACTCAAAAGAGGTGCCATCGCTTCTACCGTGGCTCACGATTCGCATAACATGATTGCTGTCGGATCCAACGATAAGGATCTTACGGATGCAATGAATCTGCTGATCGAGCACCGTGGAGGAGTATCCCTGTCGGCCGGTGCTGAAAAATTCATTCTGCCCCTGCCGGTAGCCGGGATCATGACCAATCGTGACGGATTTGAGACCGCCTCCGTTTATGACCTGCTGGATGAACAGGCGAAAAATCTCGGTTCCAGGCTGCAGGCACCTTATATGACCCTCTCCTTCATGGCCCTGCTGGTGATACCCCAGCTGAAATTAAGCGATCAGGGACTTTTTGATGGATCCCGCTTCCAATTCACACAACTCTTTGTCAAATAA
- a CDS encoding metalloregulator ArsR/SmtB family transcription factor, giving the protein MQKTGLDITKLESAAAKLRALAHPMRIAIIELLEENQKMSVTEIYKHLKIEQASASHHLNILKSKGLLASKRDGKKIHYSLKNEALVDVVNCINRCG; this is encoded by the coding sequence ATGCAAAAGACAGGATTGGATATAACAAAATTGGAATCAGCTGCCGCTAAGTTAAGGGCTCTGGCCCATCCCATGAGAATAGCCATCATTGAATTGCTGGAAGAGAATCAGAAAATGAGTGTGACGGAGATCTATAAACATCTGAAGATTGAACAGGCCTCTGCTTCCCATCATCTAAACATTTTAAAAAGCAAAGGATTGCTGGCTTCTAAAAGGGATGGAAAAAAAATCCACTATTCCCTGAAGAATGAGGCCCTTGTTGATGTGGTGAACTGCATTAACCGGTGTGGATAA
- a CDS encoding Ig-like domain-containing protein, with protein MLQTNHFRLIFNQASLLIVILLWSCANPVAPTGGPKDVTPPEVVIHEPENRSLNFNKDQIQLTFNEYVQLKNTKDQVIISPPFQEDPEFKIKGKSVTIHFKDTLRENTTYTIFLGKAISDITENNPLLDYRYVFSTGTYLDSSSLVGRVVNAFTLRPEVNVHVMLYDTPGDSVPYLERPYYVSRTDSSGVFHFYHLRDLQYLLFALKETNGNYLYDDPNELIAFVDTLVKPYYIPEAATVDLTDSVAVPQVAPPDLILDLFQETDSSQRLLENKVLPEGIVRLAFRMPLRAPSLRVLDTLLTQPWYMPEWNEKGDTLLMWLYREPPDTIYVELADETRIIDTLRILTHTLMQELNLKKFSAGEKLTLSSNLRAGKLDPFSPLTLLFSHPVLHGDLSALRLIAGRDTLIPESSFSDSLHRRLTIHNPREADSSYQLLIPDSTFFSIRGTSHDTIRMTFMDRALEEYGTLTVNLMMPDTAGQYLLQVIKGEEEVVEQRNVKGKASERIEFPYLTPGRYRVKVIFDKNHNDQWDPGRYILKRAPEKVRYYEKTLEIRANWISEETWEL; from the coding sequence GTGCTTCAAACTAACCATTTCCGGCTGATCTTCAATCAGGCAAGCCTGCTGATCGTCATCCTGCTCTGGTCGTGTGCCAATCCTGTGGCGCCCACCGGAGGCCCGAAGGATGTAACTCCTCCTGAAGTGGTGATCCATGAACCGGAGAACCGGTCGCTGAACTTCAATAAGGACCAGATCCAGCTTACCTTCAATGAGTATGTCCAGTTAAAAAACACCAAGGACCAGGTCATCATTTCACCGCCGTTCCAGGAAGATCCCGAGTTTAAAATAAAGGGGAAATCAGTGACCATACACTTCAAGGATACGCTCAGGGAGAATACTACCTATACGATCTTTCTGGGTAAGGCTATTTCGGATATCACAGAGAATAATCCACTTTTAGATTACCGGTATGTTTTTTCGACGGGCACTTATCTCGATTCTTCATCTCTGGTCGGCCGGGTGGTCAATGCGTTCACCCTGCGGCCCGAAGTAAATGTACACGTTATGCTCTACGACACTCCCGGCGACTCGGTTCCATACCTGGAACGACCATATTATGTTTCCCGCACTGATTCATCAGGCGTGTTTCATTTTTATCATCTCCGGGACCTGCAGTACCTTCTTTTTGCACTAAAAGAGACGAACGGTAATTACCTCTACGATGATCCCAACGAACTGATCGCATTCGTTGATACTCTTGTAAAGCCTTATTACATCCCGGAAGCAGCGACCGTTGATCTGACGGACAGTGTTGCGGTGCCCCAAGTGGCTCCACCGGATCTGATCCTGGATCTTTTCCAGGAGACTGATTCATCCCAGCGGCTTCTGGAGAACAAGGTATTGCCTGAAGGGATTGTGCGACTGGCCTTCAGAATGCCGCTCAGAGCTCCTTCCCTACGGGTGCTGGATACTCTGCTCACCCAGCCCTGGTATATGCCTGAATGGAATGAGAAAGGTGACACACTGCTGATGTGGCTTTACAGGGAACCGCCCGATACAATCTATGTGGAGTTAGCTGACGAAACACGTATCATTGATACCTTACGAATCCTTACTCACACACTGATGCAAGAGCTTAACTTAAAGAAATTTTCTGCCGGGGAGAAACTGACACTTTCAAGCAACCTCCGGGCGGGAAAGCTCGATCCGTTTAGCCCCCTGACCCTTCTCTTCAGCCATCCGGTCCTCCATGGTGATCTGTCCGCATTACGGCTCATTGCCGGACGGGATACCCTGATCCCTGAATCTTCCTTCAGCGACAGCCTGCACCGGCGATTGACCATTCATAACCCAAGAGAAGCTGACAGCAGTTATCAGTTGCTCATACCGGATTCAACCTTTTTCTCCATACGGGGAACCAGTCACGACACCATCCGGATGACCTTTATGGACAGGGCATTGGAAGAATACGGCACACTCACGGTCAACCTGATGATGCCCGATACAGCCGGCCAGTACCTTTTACAGGTGATCAAAGGGGAGGAAGAGGTGGTGGAACAGAGAAATGTAAAGGGTAAGGCATCAGAAAGGATTGAATTTCCCTATTTGACTCCAGGCAGATACAGAGTCAAGGTGATTTTCGATAAAAATCATAATGATCAGTGGGATCCAGGGAGGTACATACTGAAACGGGCCCCGGAAAAAGTCCGTTATTATGAAAAGACCCTTGAGATAAGAGCCAATTGGATTTCAGAAGAAACCTGGGAACTTTAG
- a CDS encoding DEAD/DEAH box helicase produces the protein MSNSRFASKIRNYSRPRNPFNGQPIVTPGRTAGSQGRGKVSSINPNQLIKRAIQRDEVEFVPGWSFDQTSLHARLKKALHQKGYTSPTEIQEKTIGTLIQGRDLLGVAKTGTGKTAAYLIPVIHRLLSEDRPFQSLILVPTRELALQVEGEFNSLTKGMGFAAACFVGGKSISNDFRKLRMMNHLVVGTPGRLIDLMNRGALRLNSFTLLVIDEFDRMLDMGFIQDVNRIVAAVQDRKQTLLFSATLDKTQRKMIDELLTNPVEVNINCDDISGDHIDQDIIRVGSTEDKFAVLLQLLQQEGFTRVLLFADTKRMVERMGKQLQRSGIRTEVIHGDKSQFMREKALNNFKKGQVQVLVATDVAARGLDISDVTHVINYQLPRDYESYVHRIGRTGRAGKEGKAFTFVN, from the coding sequence ATGAGCAATTCAAGATTTGCTTCAAAAATCAGAAACTATTCCAGGCCACGAAATCCCTTTAACGGACAGCCAATCGTAACTCCCGGCCGAACGGCAGGGAGTCAGGGCAGGGGTAAGGTTTCATCGATCAATCCTAATCAATTGATCAAAAGAGCCATCCAGCGAGATGAGGTTGAATTTGTGCCCGGCTGGTCATTTGATCAGACTTCGCTGCATGCCCGTTTAAAAAAAGCGCTTCATCAAAAAGGGTATACAAGTCCCACTGAGATCCAGGAGAAAACCATCGGCACCCTGATCCAGGGTCGTGATCTTCTTGGAGTTGCCAAGACCGGTACGGGTAAAACCGCTGCATACCTGATCCCTGTCATCCACAGGCTGCTTTCAGAGGACAGGCCTTTTCAGTCATTGATCCTTGTTCCCACGCGTGAACTGGCGCTTCAGGTGGAGGGAGAATTCAACAGCCTGACGAAAGGAATGGGATTCGCTGCTGCCTGCTTTGTAGGTGGTAAGAGCATTTCCAACGACTTCAGGAAATTAAGGATGATGAATCATCTCGTCGTGGGCACACCCGGTCGTCTGATCGACCTGATGAACAGGGGTGCATTGCGGTTAAACTCATTTACACTGCTGGTCATCGACGAATTCGACCGGATGCTTGATATGGGATTCATCCAGGATGTGAACAGAATCGTTGCAGCCGTGCAGGACAGGAAACAAACCTTGCTCTTTTCCGCCACCCTCGACAAAACACAACGGAAAATGATCGATGAGCTTCTGACCAATCCGGTGGAGGTAAATATCAACTGCGATGATATTTCGGGCGACCATATCGATCAGGATATTATCCGCGTTGGATCCACGGAGGATAAGTTCGCCGTACTGCTCCAGTTGCTCCAGCAGGAAGGATTCACCAGGGTGCTTTTGTTTGCCGATACCAAACGGATGGTTGAAAGAATGGGCAAACAGCTTCAACGGTCAGGTATCCGCACAGAGGTGATTCACGGTGACAAATCCCAATTCATGAGGGAAAAAGCATTGAACAATTTTAAAAAAGGACAGGTCCAGGTGCTGGTTGCCACGGATGTGGCCGCACGGGGCCTGGATATTTCGGATGTGACCCATGTGATCAACTATCAGCTTCCCAGGGATTATGAAAGTTATGTGCACCGTATTGGAAGGACAGGCCGGGCCGGCAAGGAAGGGAAGGCGTTCACCTTTGTAAATTGA
- a CDS encoding M1 family aminopeptidase produces the protein MKRICVIGIFCFFTSSSSFVFSQEKPDCIILEQIAQTDQKAFSFTPYPSQNHSFHGYDITYHRFNYSIDPSVLFLRGSVTTYFKVLTDGFQRISFELNNSLSVDSVIFREQSVAFQHTSDKQLSIPLEGVLHPGHLDSVRVYYHGVPYPGDGFGSFMQSWHSGEPIIWTLSEPYGSSDWWPCKNSLDDKIDSIDLIITTPARYRVAGNGVLVEESAAGADKIYHWKHRYPIAPYLIAFAVTNYESYSDWCVTATDSVEVLNYVYPENIENARKGTADMIKVMQYYCEQFGPYPFRQEKYGHAQFNMGGGMEHQTMSFMGGFGFEVCSHELAHSWFGNKVTCGSWSEVWLNEGFATYCAGLAYERFSPDLYWPVWKNNNISFITQAPDGTVYVADTTSVQRIFNARLSYSKAAFLLHMLRWMMGDDLFFSALNNYLNDPLLAYGFATTAHLIRHLEETSQLDLSGFFDDWYTGQGYPSYTILCYPMTGTPIQLIIHQKQSHPSVGFFEMPLPLLFKNAIRDTLMVLEHSYSGEVFIADPGFEVDSVIFDPDQWIVSKGNSVIWNPPEDPQSTLLTVPNPTRQGVQLFTLILEVEQIELFDLSGRHFRIPVTTVLPQRSFELDLSSCPSGTYILKVTASSGTYSRKIIKVD, from the coding sequence ATGAAAAGGATCTGTGTCATAGGAATCTTCTGTTTTTTTACTTCTTCTTCATCTTTTGTTTTCTCCCAGGAAAAGCCTGATTGCATTATTCTGGAACAAATAGCCCAAACAGATCAAAAAGCATTCAGCTTCACACCTTACCCCTCACAGAATCATTCCTTCCACGGTTATGACATAACCTATCACCGCTTCAACTATTCCATAGATCCTTCGGTACTGTTCCTGCGCGGTTCTGTCACCACCTATTTCAAGGTCCTCACCGATGGTTTTCAGCGGATATCCTTTGAGCTGAATAATTCCTTATCTGTTGATTCTGTCATTTTTCGTGAACAAAGTGTGGCTTTTCAGCATACTTCCGACAAACAGTTATCCATACCCCTGGAAGGGGTACTGCACCCTGGTCACCTTGATTCCGTCAGGGTCTATTATCATGGCGTTCCGTACCCGGGAGATGGTTTCGGGTCATTCATGCAAAGCTGGCATTCCGGGGAACCCATTATCTGGACCCTTTCGGAGCCCTATGGCTCCAGTGATTGGTGGCCCTGCAAGAACAGCCTGGATGACAAAATTGACTCGATCGACCTGATCATCACCACACCCGCCAGGTACCGCGTCGCCGGAAATGGAGTGCTGGTGGAAGAATCTGCTGCGGGCGCCGATAAGATCTATCACTGGAAGCACCGTTATCCCATTGCACCCTACCTGATCGCTTTCGCTGTCACGAATTATGAATCCTATTCTGACTGGTGCGTCACCGCCACCGACTCCGTTGAGGTGCTGAATTACGTTTATCCTGAAAACATTGAAAACGCCAGGAAGGGCACCGCCGATATGATCAAGGTGATGCAGTACTATTGCGAACAGTTCGGGCCTTATCCGTTCCGTCAGGAAAAATACGGCCACGCACAGTTCAACATGGGGGGCGGAATGGAACACCAGACCATGTCGTTCATGGGCGGCTTCGGATTTGAGGTCTGCTCACACGAGCTGGCCCATTCCTGGTTTGGCAATAAGGTCACCTGCGGCTCCTGGAGCGAGGTCTGGCTGAACGAAGGCTTTGCCACCTATTGCGCCGGGCTGGCCTATGAACGTTTTTCGCCGGATCTCTACTGGCCCGTCTGGAAAAACAATAACATATCTTTCATCACCCAGGCTCCCGATGGCACTGTTTACGTTGCCGATACCACCTCTGTCCAACGTATCTTTAACGCACGGCTTTCCTACAGCAAGGCTGCCTTTCTTTTACACATGCTCCGATGGATGATGGGCGATGATTTGTTCTTCAGTGCCTTGAACAATTACCTGAATGACCCTTTACTTGCCTATGGTTTTGCCACGACCGCCCACCTGATACGTCACCTGGAAGAGACCAGCCAGCTGGACCTGAGCGGATTTTTCGACGACTGGTACACAGGACAAGGATATCCGTCCTACACCATCCTGTGTTACCCGATGACAGGCACACCGATACAACTGATCATACACCAGAAGCAATCCCATCCTTCCGTCGGATTTTTTGAAATGCCACTACCGCTGCTTTTCAAAAATGCTATCCGTGACACGCTGATGGTGCTCGAACACAGCTACTCCGGAGAGGTGTTCATTGCTGATCCGGGGTTTGAAGTGGATTCTGTCATTTTTGACCCTGATCAGTGGATCGTTTCCAAAGGAAATTCAGTGATTTGGAATCCGCCTGAAGATCCACAGAGTACTTTGCTTACGGTTCCCAATCCAACCCGCCAGGGAGTGCAGCTATTCACCCTGATCCTCGAAGTGGAGCAAATCGAATTGTTTGACCTTTCAGGGAGACATTTTCGCATACCTGTCACAACAGTCCTTCCGCAGCGCTCCTTTGAGCTTGATCTTTCATCCTGCCCTTCGGGTACGTACATTTTAAAAGTGACGGCATCCTCCGGAACCTATTCCCGGAAAATCATCAAGGTTGACTGA
- the gpmA gene encoding 2,3-diphosphoglycerate-dependent phosphoglycerate mutase, with protein sequence MKRLVLLRHGESVWNRDNRFTGWTDVDLSEKGIEEAREAGRMLKQEGYEFKLAYTSYLKRAIRTLWLALDEMDMMWLPVRNTWRLNEKHYGALQGMNKKEMAAQYGEAQVKIWRRSYDVPPAPMALDDPRHARFEAKYAGLDPNDIPSTESLKETVIRLKPYWEQDILPALLQYGEVLVSAHGNSLRAAVKILKDISEQEIVEFNIPTGIPYVFEFDDDLHLIRDYFIGDQEEIRKKMEMVANQGKK encoded by the coding sequence ATGAAACGATTGGTATTACTCCGCCATGGAGAAAGTGTATGGAACAGGGATAACCGTTTTACAGGCTGGACCGATGTGGATCTTTCGGAAAAGGGGATCGAAGAAGCACGGGAAGCAGGAAGGATGTTAAAGCAGGAAGGCTATGAGTTCAAGCTGGCCTACACATCTTATCTGAAGAGGGCTATCCGTACACTCTGGCTTGCGCTTGACGAGATGGACATGATGTGGCTTCCGGTGCGCAACACCTGGCGGTTGAACGAAAAACACTATGGTGCGCTGCAGGGGATGAATAAGAAGGAGATGGCCGCTCAATACGGCGAGGCGCAGGTGAAGATCTGGCGGCGCAGCTATGATGTTCCACCCGCACCCATGGCACTGGACGATCCGCGGCATGCCCGGTTTGAAGCAAAATACGCCGGCCTGGATCCCAACGACATTCCGTCCACCGAATCGCTCAAGGAAACCGTGATCCGGCTGAAGCCTTACTGGGAACAGGACATCCTACCCGCGTTGCTTCAGTACGGTGAGGTGCTGGTTTCTGCCCACGGCAACAGCCTGAGAGCGGCAGTCAAGATCCTGAAAGATATCAGCGAGCAGGAAATCGTTGAGTTCAACATACCCACCGGCATCCCGTATGTGTTTGAATTCGACGATGATCTTCATCTCATCAGGGATTATTTCATCGGCGACCAGGAGGAGATCAGAAAAAAAATGGAGATGGTGGCCAACCAGGGCAAAAAGTAA